In one window of Paraflavitalea soli DNA:
- a CDS encoding S41 family peptidase: MKYMMVMALLCLAASVKSQTCACEKEFLHVKNIVEHNFAGYADRVKALSKAGYEKKVHQLLQLTRNKFSSDNCPLIIYQYLKIFKSHHLGFAPNYDPAKTDTDFVNHRPVYNITDEEIARLKQSRSWEGIYYFTYDSSTKIAVIKDPTDIHDYIGVTIESTRPTWKKGLIKFEGKLENDSILSGLLYMRNHRPKFEGFWLHDNNNMISGDWRREGAPAPVKQAAANSSPGERIPTIHAKNLSANTFYLKIGSSDLKHKPAIDSILKANEGLLNSIPNLVLDFRDNGGGADATWAPLIPYLYTQPIKEIGADVWATELTIAGYKKYLEDKNLPQANRDRLLRKIAKMEAAKGKWIRGNEDEINSSFTAKPFPQKVVILINRWCGSATEEFLLAAQQSTKVILVGENTIGNLDYSNVVEVPFSCYPYTLTYATTRSRRLDMGQGIDNVGIAPKYRLAEEADWIQETLRILEH, from the coding sequence ATGAAGTATATGATGGTAATGGCATTGCTATGCCTGGCTGCAAGTGTAAAGTCTCAAACCTGTGCCTGTGAAAAAGAGTTCTTACATGTAAAGAACATAGTCGAGCATAATTTTGCAGGATATGCCGACCGGGTAAAAGCGCTTTCAAAAGCAGGCTATGAAAAAAAGGTCCATCAATTACTGCAACTCACCCGCAACAAATTTTCCAGCGACAATTGTCCGCTCATCATCTATCAATACCTTAAAATTTTCAAAAGCCATCACCTGGGCTTCGCTCCCAATTATGATCCCGCTAAAACGGATACTGATTTTGTAAATCACCGCCCGGTTTACAACATCACCGATGAGGAGATAGCGCGGTTGAAGCAATCCAGGTCGTGGGAAGGTATTTATTATTTCACCTATGATTCATCCACTAAAATTGCGGTGATCAAAGACCCGACGGATATACATGACTATATAGGCGTAACCATAGAATCTACCAGGCCAACCTGGAAAAAAGGCCTCATCAAGTTTGAAGGCAAATTGGAGAATGATAGTATCCTCTCGGGTTTATTGTACATGCGCAATCACCGGCCTAAATTCGAAGGCTTCTGGCTACATGATAACAACAATATGATAAGCGGCGACTGGCGGCGTGAAGGTGCGCCGGCGCCTGTAAAACAAGCTGCTGCCAATTCTTCACCGGGGGAGCGCATCCCCACCATTCATGCCAAAAACCTTTCGGCCAATACCTTTTACCTTAAAATAGGCAGTTCTGATCTTAAGCACAAACCTGCTATAGACTCCATACTGAAAGCTAATGAGGGTTTATTAAATTCGATCCCCAACCTCGTATTGGATTTCCGCGACAATGGCGGTGGAGCCGATGCCACCTGGGCGCCCCTCATCCCTTATCTCTATACACAGCCCATTAAGGAGATTGGAGCTGATGTATGGGCAACGGAGTTAACCATTGCAGGCTATAAAAAATACCTTGAAGACAAGAACTTACCCCAGGCAAACAGGGATCGCCTCCTTCGCAAGATCGCTAAAATGGAAGCAGCAAAAGGGAAATGGATACGAGGCAATGAAGATGAGATAAACTCCTCTTTCACGGCAAAACCATTTCCCCAAAAGGTGGTCATCCTCATCAACCGCTGGTGCGGCAGTGCTACGGAAGAGTTCTTACTGGCGGCACAGCAAAGTACGAAAGTCATACTGGTGGGTGAAAATACCATTGGCAACCTCGATTATTCAAATGTCGTAGAGGTTCCGTTTTCCTGCTATCCCTATACTTTGACCTATGCCACTACCCGCAGCCGGCGTTTGGATATGGGCCAGGGTATAGACAATGTGGGGATCGCTCCCAAATACCGCCTCGCAGAAGAAGCAGATTGGATACAAGAAACGTTGAGGATATTGGAACATTAG
- a CDS encoding alpha/beta fold hydrolase: protein MSKITVSDGTEIYYKDWGTGQPIVFHHGWPLSADDWDGQMIFFLNQGYRVIAHDRRGHGRSSQTANGHEMDTYAADVAELAKALDLKDAIHVGHSTGGGEVIRYVAKHGKGRVAKAVLISAVPPIMAKTANNPDGIPMQIFDEIREGTATRRAQYFQDFTIPFYGYNREGAKISQGIRDNWWRQGMMGSAKAHYDCIKAFSETDFTEDLKSVDVPVLIMHGEDDQIVPFPLTGAKSIKLLKKGTLISYPGFPHGMPATEAATINKDLLAFIKS, encoded by the coding sequence ATGAGCAAGATCACAGTAAGCGACGGTACAGAAATCTATTACAAGGATTGGGGTACAGGACAACCCATCGTTTTCCATCACGGCTGGCCTTTATCGGCTGATGATTGGGATGGCCAAATGATTTTCTTCCTCAACCAGGGATACAGGGTAATTGCCCATGACCGCAGGGGACATGGAAGATCTTCCCAAACGGCCAACGGCCATGAAATGGACACCTATGCAGCCGATGTGGCAGAACTGGCCAAAGCACTCGATCTGAAAGATGCCATACATGTGGGCCACTCCACCGGCGGCGGAGAAGTGATCCGCTATGTTGCCAAGCACGGCAAAGGCCGCGTGGCCAAAGCGGTTCTCATCAGTGCTGTTCCCCCGATCATGGCAAAAACAGCCAATAACCCCGATGGTATTCCTATGCAGATATTTGATGAAATACGCGAAGGAACTGCTACCAGGCGGGCCCAGTATTTCCAGGACTTTACCATTCCTTTTTACGGCTACAACCGGGAAGGCGCCAAAATATCACAAGGCATCCGGGATAACTGGTGGCGGCAGGGCATGATGGGATCGGCCAAAGCCCATTATGATTGTATCAAGGCTTTTTCTGAAACCGATTTTACCGAAGACCTTAAAAGTGTGGATGTACCGGTTCTTATCATGCATGGAGAAGATGATCAGATCGTTCCTTTTCCGCTTACAGGGGCAAAATCTATCAAGCTGCTCAAAAAAGGAACACTTATCTCCTATCCGGGCTTTCCTCACGGTATGCCAGCCACAGAAGCTGCCACGATCAATAAAGACCTGTTGGCTTTCATCAAGTCCTGA
- a CDS encoding IS3 family transposase, with translation MKQHYPQAAIGTLCALFGKTRQAYYEHGWQAANGQLREELVLDLATQARKVLKKEGAVKLLGSLRPALQAHNIRMGRDRFFKLLKKHNMLQKRKRSHARTTWSDHPYRKWPNLIKGLEVLKPQQHWVSDITYLRTEKGFMYLSLITDAYSRKIVGYHVSQNLRVQGCLIALNKAIRSLKDYVPQSLIHHSDRGIQYCCDQYVSVLQTNQIRISMTQTGSPYENPVAERVNGILKTELDLDRVFEGYSQATSVTHNAIDLYNRLRQHMSCDNLTPDQAHLREGKLKKRWKPRKRKNNPGDQQSS, from the coding sequence GTGAAACAGCACTATCCTCAGGCAGCGATAGGCACACTTTGCGCATTGTTTGGTAAAACAAGGCAGGCTTATTATGAACATGGATGGCAGGCGGCCAACGGGCAGTTGCGGGAAGAACTTGTATTGGACCTGGCAACACAAGCACGCAAAGTCTTAAAGAAAGAAGGCGCTGTGAAATTGCTGGGCTCTCTGCGACCAGCGCTGCAGGCGCATAACATCAGGATGGGCAGGGACCGTTTTTTTAAGTTACTCAAAAAGCATAACATGTTGCAAAAGCGCAAAAGGAGCCATGCACGTACCACCTGGTCCGACCACCCTTATAGAAAATGGCCCAATCTGATCAAAGGACTGGAAGTACTAAAGCCTCAGCAACATTGGGTGAGCGACATTACCTATCTGCGGACAGAAAAGGGATTTATGTACCTGTCGTTGATAACGGATGCCTATTCCAGAAAAATAGTCGGTTATCATGTAAGCCAGAACCTGCGGGTCCAGGGATGTCTGATAGCCCTGAACAAAGCTATCAGGTCCTTAAAAGACTATGTACCCCAAAGTCTTATCCACCACTCAGATAGAGGGATACAATACTGCTGTGACCAGTATGTAAGTGTATTACAAACAAATCAGATCCGCATCAGTATGACCCAGACAGGGAGTCCGTATGAAAATCCGGTTGCAGAAAGGGTAAACGGCATCCTTAAAACAGAACTGGATTTGGATAGGGTTTTTGAAGGCTATAGCCAGGCAACAAGCGTTACCCATAACGCCATTGACCTGTATAACCGGCTGCGCCAACACATGAGCTGTGATAACCTTACACCTGATCAGGCTCACCTTAGAGAGGGAAAATTGAAAAAAAGATGGAAGCCCAGGAAACGTAAAAACAATCCGGGTGACCAACAAAGTTCCTAA
- a CDS encoding class I SAM-dependent methyltransferase yields MDLANMIVERIKREGPISFHDYMEMALYHPVLGYYTSTRTKIGKQGDYVTSPHLGPVMGMVLGKQLQEMWQQSGSKDFTIVEYGAGEGYLCYDILNFLGSACKHLDGLRYCIIEKSAGMRERQQRHLGGKVEWFDAIEAIGGFTGCVISNELVDNFAVHRVVMQDVLQEVFLDFTEGFVEILRPADESLTNYFAELGIQLPRDFQTEVNLEATEWMKAIGTNLEKGYVITIDYGYSSEELYRACRRNGTLLCYHQHQINDDPYQAIGLQDITTHVNFSALSHWGSKSGLTSAELINQATFLLGLDFKDCLRKTLAAGQDKLKAIWQEALLTRTLLLDMGMRFKVLIQHKGMTGKRIAGLTYAK; encoded by the coding sequence ATGGACCTGGCAAATATGATCGTTGAACGTATCAAACGGGAAGGGCCTATTTCCTTTCATGATTATATGGAAATGGCCCTTTATCACCCTGTACTTGGTTATTATACTTCCACACGTACGAAGATCGGAAAGCAGGGAGATTATGTTACCAGTCCTCACCTGGGCCCTGTGATGGGTATGGTGTTGGGCAAGCAACTACAGGAAATGTGGCAGCAGTCGGGCAGCAAAGATTTTACTATTGTGGAGTATGGGGCAGGCGAGGGGTATTTATGTTATGATATACTCAACTTTCTGGGATCAGCCTGTAAGCACCTGGACGGGCTGCGGTATTGCATCATTGAAAAAAGTGCAGGGATGCGGGAGCGTCAACAGCGCCACCTGGGGGGTAAAGTGGAGTGGTTTGATGCCATTGAGGCTATTGGTGGATTTACTGGTTGTGTTATTTCCAATGAGCTGGTCGATAACTTTGCCGTTCACCGCGTAGTCATGCAGGATGTGTTGCAGGAAGTGTTCCTGGATTTCACGGAGGGATTTGTGGAAATATTGAGGCCGGCTGATGAATCACTTACGAATTACTTTGCAGAGTTGGGAATACAGTTGCCGCGCGACTTTCAAACGGAAGTAAACCTGGAAGCCACTGAATGGATGAAAGCCATTGGAACAAATTTAGAAAAGGGGTATGTGATCACGATAGATTATGGGTATTCTTCGGAAGAGCTTTACCGTGCGTGCCGGCGCAACGGGACTTTGCTTTGTTATCACCAGCATCAGATCAATGATGACCCTTACCAGGCCATTGGGTTGCAGGATATTACTACACATGTTAATTTCTCTGCCTTGAGCCATTGGGGGAGTAAAAGCGGGTTGACCAGTGCAGAGTTGATCAACCAGGCCACTTTTCTGCTGGGCCTGGACTTTAAGGATTGTTTACGGAAAACGCTTGCTGCCGGGCAGGACAAGCTAAAAGCGATATGGCAGGAGGCACTGCTTACGCGGACCTTGTTATTGGATATGGGCATGCGGTTTAAAGTGCTCATCCAACACAAAGGTATGACGGGTAAGCGGATAGCAGGGCTTACCTATGCCAAATAA
- a CDS encoding TfoX/Sxy family protein codes for MSYNEQLADRVRELIAATENKIEEKKMFGGLCFMVNDKMLAGIEEERMMLRIGPDGYEEALEKEGCTPMDFTGKVMKGYVFVDLDVLATNKQLSWWISKALAYNKIAKASKKKKK; via the coding sequence ATGTCCTACAACGAACAACTTGCCGACCGGGTAAGAGAACTCATCGCCGCCACGGAAAACAAAATAGAAGAGAAGAAAATGTTTGGCGGACTCTGCTTTATGGTCAACGATAAAATGCTGGCTGGTATAGAAGAGGAACGGATGATGTTGCGTATTGGTCCTGACGGCTATGAAGAAGCCCTGGAAAAAGAAGGCTGTACACCCATGGATTTTACGGGCAAAGTGATGAAAGGCTATGTATTTGTAGACCTTGATGTATTGGCCACCAATAAACAACTCTCCTGGTGGATCAGCAAAGCATTGGCCTATAACAAAATAGCCAAGGCCTCCAAAAAGAAAAAGAAGTAA